One Anaerolineae bacterium genomic window, GTACAGGCCGGAGTAACGGATGGGCCCCTGGTTCGTCGCCTTCCACGAGCCGTCAGACACCACGCGCTGAACCGATCCATCCTCCAGCTCGATCTCGAGCTGAGCCAGCAGCCGGGCTGGCGGCTCGCCGAAGTTGTTGCGTTGCAATTGCCAACCTAACTCGCCGATATACCAGCCGTCGCCTAAGATCGCGCCGATGACGTTCTCTCCCGTTGTGAGCATGCCTGTGACATCGTAGGTTTGGTACAGAACACGGCGGCGATAGTTCGTCCACTCCGGCGCCAGGATGTGATCGCCCACGCGCTGGCCATTGAGACGGAGCTCATATACCCCTAACGCAGTCGCGTACAGGCGAGCGCGCCGCACCGGCTTCTCCAGCGTGAAGGATTTGCGCAGGTAAGCGCACGGCGGCGGGACCGTTTCATCACGAAGACCGATCCATTCGGCGGCCCAGTCGTCGGCGGAGAGCAGCCCCATCTCCCACCAGTGCGCTTCGCTCCAGGGCGAGGGCTGGTCGTGTAGGTCCCACGTGCGCACCTTCCAGTAGCACCGTTGTCGAGAGTGAAGCGGCACGCCGGCGTATTCGATGTGGATGTTCTGATTCGAAGCGACTTTCCCGCTGTCCCACAGGTCACCCTGATCCTGGGCCAGGGCTTCAACCGAGGAGGCGACGAGGACTTGATAGGCTGTCTGTCTGGCCCCCCGACGAGGGTCATTCACCTGCCAGGATAGGCGAGGATGCGTTTCCTCGATTCCCAGCGGGTTCTCGAGGTACTCGCATCGGAGCCGCTGCGGCGGTAACGGCGCAGTGACGTGGTGCGTCATGATGACCTCCTTGGATAGATCTTAAAGGCGTGTCCTCGGAACCGGCAACGTGTATATTGTCGAACGCGGGCGCTGGTTTGTCAAACGGTTGCGATCTTCCGCTGTTTTGCGGTACAATGCCTGCACATCAGCCTGAACTTGCCACTTGGAGGAGGTGCCCTGTGGACTTCTTCAGCATTCTCTGGCTCTTCATCATCATCGCTAGTATACAACCCATTTTGCGACAGCGGTACCTGGAGGCGATGCGGCAGCGCGTCATCTACTCCATCGAGCGGAAGCGCGGGTCCCGAGTGATCACCATGCTACATCGGCAGGAGACGATGAGCTTCCTCGGCTTCCCGGTGACCCGTTACATTGACATCGAGGACAGCGAGCAGGTGCTGCGGGCGATCCGTCTAACCCCAGATGACATGCCGATTGACCTGATCCTACACACGCCCGGTGGCCTGGTGCTGGCAGCTGAGCAGATCGCTCACGCGCTGGTGCGGCACAAGGGGAAGGTGACTGTCTTCGTTCCTCACTATGCGATGTCAGGTGGAACGCTCATCGCACTGGCGGCGGACGAGATCGTGATGGACGAAAACGCCGTGTTGGGGCCGGTAGATCCTCAGCTAGGACAGGCGGCCGCCGCCTCCATCTTGCGTGTCTTAGAGATGAAGGATGTCAACGAGATTGATGACCAGACGCTGATTATGGCCGATCTAGCTCAAAAAGCCCTCCGTCAAGTGCGTAACACGGTGCAAGAGGTGCTGATCGCCAACGGCATGGACTCGGCTAAGGCTGAAAAGATCGCCGATGTGCTCAGCAGCGGCACTTGGACCCATGATTACCCCATCTCCTGTGAAGAGGCCCGGGCGCTAGGATTGCCTGTGAGCACGGAGATGCTACCTGAGGTCTACACACTAATGGATCTGTACCCGCAGCCGACGCAGCGCCGTCCATCCGTCCAATATATCCCGCTCCCCTATGAGCGACGGGAAGATGGAGGCCGTCCCCGGCGAGGAGGTGGCTTATGATCCCTTTGGGGGATAGCACACCTCGGCGTAGCGTGCCGTTTATCACGTATGCGCTGATCGCGGCGAATATCTTTCTGTTCCTGGTGGAGTTGGCCCAAGGGCCAAGACTACAACGTTTCATCTACCAGTGGGGGGCTGTGCCCGCTCGGATAGAGCGCTGGCCTGAGAACCCAATGGTGCTGGTCACCCTGGTTACTAGCATGTTCCTCCATGGCGGATGGCTTCACCTGATCGGAAACATGATCTACCTGTGGATCTTCGGCGATAACGTCGAGGATCGTCTGGGCTCCATTCGCTATCTCCTGTTCTATCTGATCGGTGGCATTGCCGCTGGCACGCTTCAAGTGTTGTTCACTCCGGGCAG contains:
- a CDS encoding rhomboid family intramembrane serine protease, which encodes MIPLGDSTPRRSVPFITYALIAANIFLFLVELAQGPRLQRFIYQWGAVPARIERWPENPMVLVTLVTSMFLHGGWLHLIGNMIYLWIFGDNVEDRLGSIRYLLFYLIGGIAAGTLQVLFTPGSDVPAIGASGAVAAVLGAYLVFFPAGRVLVGVPLFFWFEVFTVPAIFALGFWFIVQFFNGLLSLAVGPAAFTGGVAWWAHVGGFVAGMILGPILRPRWRRRPPWVYIYYYR
- a CDS encoding ATP-dependent Clp protease proteolytic subunit, with the translated sequence MDFFSILWLFIIIASIQPILRQRYLEAMRQRVIYSIERKRGSRVITMLHRQETMSFLGFPVTRYIDIEDSEQVLRAIRLTPDDMPIDLILHTPGGLVLAAEQIAHALVRHKGKVTVFVPHYAMSGGTLIALAADEIVMDENAVLGPVDPQLGQAAAASILRVLEMKDVNEIDDQTLIMADLAQKALRQVRNTVQEVLIANGMDSAKAEKIADVLSSGTWTHDYPISCEEARALGLPVSTEMLPEVYTLMDLYPQPTQRRPSVQYIPLPYERREDGGRPRRGGGL